The Pimelobacter simplex genomic sequence ACGTCCTTCTGGACGTCGGCGACGCGGGCGGTCACCTTGGCCTGCACGTCGGCGACGTAGGTGCGGACCTTCTCGACGGCGAGGTCGGTCGCGCCGACGCCGGCGTAGAGCGGCTTGGCGGCGGCCGGGGGGAGGTCGACCTTGGCGAGGTCGAGGGTCGGGATCTCGATCTTGGGGAGCTCGATCTTCGGCATTGCTGGTTTCACCCTTCGTTGGCGACGGCGTCGGTGTCCGTCTCGGTAGTGGTCGGCGCGTCTTCCGGCGCCTCGTCCGCGGCCTCGGCGGAGCCTTCCGACTCGGCCGCGTTGAGCGCGAGGAACGATGCGTAGACATCGAGGAGCGACTGCTTCTGCCGCTCGGTGAGACCGGTGTCGCTCACGATCGCGAGCTCCACCGATCCCCCCACGCCGTCATCAGGGCTGAGGATCCCGGCCCTGATGTAGAGCTGCTCCGCAGAGATCCGCAGGGCCTTGGCGATCTGTTGGAGCACCTCGGCCGACGGCTTGCGAAGCCCTCGCTCGATCTGGCTCAGGTACGGGTTCGAGACCCCCGCCTGGTCGGCCAGCTGCCGCAGGGAGAGACGGGCCGAGGTCCGCTGCTCCTTGAGGTAGTCGCCGAGTGACCCGACGGTCTTCACGACCTTTCCCTTCGCCATGTGCCCATCGTGCTAGCAATAGTTAGCAAGTTGCAAGCAGGCAGCACGTGAAGTCGTTCACATGAGCACGAGCGCCGCAGACCGCCCCACACCCCGCCCGGGTGATCGTGTCCGCCTTCCACTGTTCAAATCGGATCAACTCACTCGACTCTGTACGATCTCCCCTGTGCCAGCGCCGCCAGTCCCCCAGCACTGCCCCACGCCGCGGGAGCTCGACGACCTCGAGCTGCTGACCTCCGGGGCCGCGGCACCGATCCGCGGGTTCAACGAGCCGGGCAGCCCGATCACGCTCTCGCTTCCCCAGGAGCTGCGCACCCACCTCGACGAGGGCAACGAGGTCGAGCTCGTCGACCCCGAGGGCCTGCCCCTCGCCCGGGTCGCCAGCGCGCTGCGCGGCCTGACGGTCACCTCGCTGACCCACGCGCAGTACGGCCCCTTCCGCCGGCTCTACCTGACCCCCGACGCCGTCCGCGAGCGCTACGCCGGACGTACCTTCGTCCCGGTCACCGACCTGGTCACCGACGTCCAGCTCGAGCAGCTGCGCGGCCTCGGCCCGGTCGTCCTGGTCGCCCTCGTCGGCGCCGGGACCCCCGCGGTCAGCCCGGTCGGGCTGCTGCGCGCCACGCTCCGGGTCGCCGCCCTGATCGACGCCGACGTGGTCGCCTGCCCGCTGGCCGACCACGCCTCGCTCGCCGACCCGGCGCTGCGCATCTCCGTGCTCACCTCGTACGCCGAGACCGACCCCGTCGTCGAGCTCGGGTACGGCGGCCACCTGCTCCCCGAGCTCGCCGACGTCGCGCGCGAGGAGCGCCCGCGTCCCGACGAGCAGGGCCTGGTGCTGTTCTTCACCGGACTCTCCGGCAGCGGCAAGTCCACCCTGGCCCGCGCGCTCATGGACCGGCTGCTGGAGCAGGGCGGGCGCAGCGTGACGAGCCTCGACGGCGACGTCGTGCGCCGCAACCTGTCGGCCGGGCTCACCTTCTCCAAGGAGGACCGCGAGACCAACATCCGCCGGATCGGCTGGGTGGCCGCTGAGATCTCCCGCCACGGCGGGGTCGCGGTGTGCAGCCCGATCGCGCCCTTCGACCACACCCGCCAGCAGGTCCGGGCGATGGTCGACGAGGCCGGCGGCGCGTTCTTCCTGGTCCACGTCGCCACCCCGCTCGAGGAGTGCGAGCGACGCGACCGCAAGGGGCTCTACGCCAAGGCCCGCCGTGGCGAGATCCCCGAGTTCACCGGCATCTCCTCGCCCTACGAGGAGCCGCTCGACGCCAACGTGCGCGTCGACACCACCGGCCGGACGATCGACGAGGCGCTCGACGACGTGATCGCGGCACTGCGCGCGACGGGCTACCTCGACCTGGGCACGCCGGCCGAGGACCTCGCGGCGGAGGCCGTGCCCGAGCCGGCCGCGCCGCTCGTGGTCACTGAGCCCGACCCGGGGCCAGTGCCCGACGCGCGCGGGCGGGTCGAGGCGACCCCGCTGCGCGTGCTCTTCGTCTGCACCGCCAACATCTGCCGCTCGCCGTACATGGAGCTGCGCTCGCGCGCCCTGACCGGCGCCGAGTCCGGCATCGAGTTCGCCAGCGCCGGCACCCACGGCTTCAACGCCCACCCGGTCGACCGGACGATGGGCGCGGTCCTCGCCGAGCGCGGGGTGAGCACCGACCTGATCAACGGCTTCGCCAGCCGCCCGCTGACCGACGACCTGATCGAGGTCGCCGACCTGGTCCTGACCGCGGAGTCGGCGCACCGCGCGTTCGTCCTCGAGGAGGTCCCGGGCGCCTTCCGCAAGGCGTTCACGCTCGGCCAGTTCGCCGAGTCGATCGACCGCGTCGACCCGGCCCTCCACGGCGCCGACCTGGTCACCGCCGTCGGTCACCGCCGCGCCGGGGCCACCGAGCATCACGACATCCGTGACCCGTACCGCCGGGGCAAGGCGGCCGCCGACGTCTCGGCGGACCAGATCGACGCCCTCCTCCAGGCGGTGCTCCCCCGCCTGGCCCTGCCCCAGACAGGTGACTGATGGACGACCTGCTCACCCTCACCGCGCTCTCGATCGCGGCGGCCGGATTCTTCGTCGGCATCGTCGTCGGCCTCACCGGCATGGGCGGTGGCGCCCTGATGACGCCCGCCCTGATCTTCCTCGGGGTCGGCCACACCTCCGCGATCGTCACCGCGGACCTCACCGCGGCGGCGGTCTACAAGACCGGTGGCGCGATCACCCATGCGCGGGAGGGCTCGCCCAGCCTCAAGCTGGCCGGCTGGCTGATCCTCGGCTCCGTACCGATGGCCTTCGTCGGGCCGTGGCTGGTCAAGGCGCTCACCGACGACCCGACCGAGCTCGAGAAGACGCTCAAGCTCTGCATCGGCATCGCCCTGCTCTTCGCCGCCTCCACCTACGCGCTGCGGCTCTACATCAACCTCAAGCGGGTACGCCGCGGCGGCGCGCTGCCCGACGACAACCCTCGCATCCGGCCCCTCCCGACCCTGCTGGTCGGCATGCTCGGCGGCCTCCTCGTCGGCGTGACCAGCGTCGGCTCGGGCTCGGTCATCATGATCGCGCTCCTCATGCTCTACCCCGGCCTGTCCGCCGTCCGCCTGGTCGGCACCGACCTGGTCCAGGCCGTGCCACTGGTGCTCAGCGCCGCGCTGGCGAATATCGCCATCCACGGCCTGGAGTGGAGCCTGGTCATCCCGCTCGTCATCGGCTCCGTGCCCGGCACCCTGATCGGCGCCCGCCTGGCCCCGCGCGTTCCCCAGTCCTACATCCGCCGCGGCATCGTGATCGTGCTGACGATGTCCGGCGTCGCCCTGCTCTTCAAGGCCGGCCTGCACCCGTTCGGCGAGGGCCACGAGACCGCCGAGGCCCTCGTGGTCGCCGCGATCGGCGTGGCCATGCTCGTCCTCGTGCCGCTCGTGTGGGGCCTGATCCGGCGCCGGCACGACCTGCCGATGTTCGGCGCGCCGACCGTCGCCGAGATCGAGTCGTTCGGCTCGCCGGAGCAGACCGCCGTCCGGAGCGAGGCCTAGTCCCTTCGGGCCATCGCCACGCCCGACGATCAGAGGATCCACCCGTGCCCACCCGCGGACTACCGTGGGAGCAGGCAAGGGAGGCCGTCATGGACCTGATGTTGAGCATCGGAGCGATCTGGGTGGGCGCCGCGGCGCTGTTCACCTTCGGCGTGAGCCGCGCGCACGCGCTCGAGACCCCGTTCCAGGTGGAGCGGGTGCGGCCGGTCGTCCGGCCTCAGTCGCGCCCGTAGACGTCGCGGGTATAGACCTTCTCGGCCACGTCGTCGAGGACGTCGGTCCGCCGGTTGGCGATGATCACGTCCGCCTTGCGCTTGAACTCGTCGAGGTCGCGCACGACCTTCGAGTTGAAGAACCTCTTCTGGTCCAGCTCGGGCTCGAAGACGATCACCTTGACGCCGCGCGCCTTGATCCGCTTCATCACGCCCTGCACCGCCGACTCGCGGAAGTTGTCCGAGCCGGCCTTCATCGTCAGCCGGTAGATCCCGACCACCTTCGGGTCGCGGCGCAGCACGTCCTCGGCGATGAACTCCTTGCGCGTGGTGTTGGCCTCCACGATCGCGCTGATCAGGTTCTGCGGCACCTGACGGTAGTTGGCCTGGAGCTGCTTGGTGTCCTTGGGCAGGCAGTAGCCGCCGTACCCGAACGACGGGTTGTTGTAGTGCGAGCCGATCCGCGGGTCGAGGCCGACCCCCTCGATCACCTGGCGGGTGTCGAGGTGGTGCAGCGCGGCATAGGTGTCGAGCTCGTTGAAGTACGCCACCCGCAGCGCGAGGTAGGTGTTGGCGAACAGCTTGATCGCCTCGGCCTCCGTCGAGCCGGTGAACAGCACCGGGACGTCGTCGGCGAGTGCCGCCTGGACGAGCAGCTTGGCGAAGAGCCGGCCCGGCTCGGTGTCGGAGCCGACGACGATCCGCGAGGGGTGGAGGTTGTCGTGCAGCGCCCGGCCCTCGCGCAGGAACTCGGGGCTGAACAGGATGGCCGCGCCCGGGTGCCGCTCACGCAGCGTGTTGGTGTAGCCGACCGGGACCGTCGACTTCACCACGACCGTCGCGGCCGGGTTGGCGGCGAGCGCCTCGGCGGTGACCCGCTCGACGGTGGAGGTGTCGAAGCGGTTGGTCTCGGGGTCGTAGTTGGTGGGCGTGGCGACGATGACGAAGGTCGCGTCGGCGTACGCCTCGCGGCGGCTGCGGGTCGCGCGGAGCGAGAGCTCGCCCGACGCG encodes the following:
- a CDS encoding helix-turn-helix domain-containing protein; the encoded protein is MAKGKVVKTVGSLGDYLKEQRTSARLSLRQLADQAGVSNPYLSQIERGLRKPSAEVLQQIAKALRISAEQLYIRAGILSPDDGVGGSVELAIVSDTGLTERQKQSLLDVYASFLALNAAESEGSAEAADEAPEDAPTTTETDTDAVANEG
- the cysC gene encoding adenylyl-sulfate kinase: MPAPPVPQHCPTPRELDDLELLTSGAAAPIRGFNEPGSPITLSLPQELRTHLDEGNEVELVDPEGLPLARVASALRGLTVTSLTHAQYGPFRRLYLTPDAVRERYAGRTFVPVTDLVTDVQLEQLRGLGPVVLVALVGAGTPAVSPVGLLRATLRVAALIDADVVACPLADHASLADPALRISVLTSYAETDPVVELGYGGHLLPELADVAREERPRPDEQGLVLFFTGLSGSGKSTLARALMDRLLEQGGRSVTSLDGDVVRRNLSAGLTFSKEDRETNIRRIGWVAAEISRHGGVAVCSPIAPFDHTRQQVRAMVDEAGGAFFLVHVATPLEECERRDRKGLYAKARRGEIPEFTGISSPYEEPLDANVRVDTTGRTIDEALDDVIAALRATGYLDLGTPAEDLAAEAVPEPAAPLVVTEPDPGPVPDARGRVEATPLRVLFVCTANICRSPYMELRSRALTGAESGIEFASAGTHGFNAHPVDRTMGAVLAERGVSTDLINGFASRPLTDDLIEVADLVLTAESAHRAFVLEEVPGAFRKAFTLGQFAESIDRVDPALHGADLVTAVGHRRAGATEHHDIRDPYRRGKAAADVSADQIDALLQAVLPRLALPQTGD
- a CDS encoding sulfite exporter TauE/SafE family protein — its product is MDDLLTLTALSIAAAGFFVGIVVGLTGMGGGALMTPALIFLGVGHTSAIVTADLTAAAVYKTGGAITHAREGSPSLKLAGWLILGSVPMAFVGPWLVKALTDDPTELEKTLKLCIGIALLFAASTYALRLYINLKRVRRGGALPDDNPRIRPLPTLLVGMLGGLLVGVTSVGSGSVIMIALLMLYPGLSAVRLVGTDLVQAVPLVLSAALANIAIHGLEWSLVIPLVIGSVPGTLIGARLAPRVPQSYIRRGIVIVLTMSGVALLFKAGLHPFGEGHETAEALVVAAIGVAMLVLVPLVWGLIRRRHDLPMFGAPTVAEIESFGSPEQTAVRSEA
- a CDS encoding nucleotide sugar dehydrogenase — translated: MKITVVGAGYVGLSNAVLLARYNDVTVLDVSTERVTAVNEGRSPVVDAELEEYLASGELSLRATRSRREAYADATFVIVATPTNYDPETNRFDTSTVERVTAEALAANPAATVVVKSTVPVGYTNTLRERHPGAAILFSPEFLREGRALHDNLHPSRIVVGSDTEPGRLFAKLLVQAALADDVPVLFTGSTEAEAIKLFANTYLALRVAYFNELDTYAALHHLDTRQVIEGVGLDPRIGSHYNNPSFGYGGYCLPKDTKQLQANYRQVPQNLISAIVEANTTRKEFIAEDVLRRDPKVVGIYRLTMKAGSDNFRESAVQGVMKRIKARGVKVIVFEPELDQKRFFNSKVVRDLDEFKRKADVIIANRRTDVLDDVAEKVYTRDVYGRD